A stretch of Spirosoma oryzicola DNA encodes these proteins:
- the tgt gene encoding tRNA guanosine(34) transglycosylase Tgt produces MTFSITDHDPQSKARMGTLTTDHGPIQTPIFMPVGTAGTVKAVHQRELETDINADIILGNTYHLYLRPGLEVLRQAGGLHAFNGWRRPILTDSGGYQVYSLSNTRKIKEEGVTFKSHIDGSSHRFTPEGVMDIQRTIGADIIMAFDECTPYPCEYGYARQSMEMTHRWLDRCIDRFDTTEGHYGYRQTLFPIVQGSTYPDLRRQSAEVIASKEREGNAIGGLAVGEPAEEMYSMIELVNGILPADKPRYLMGVGTPANILEAIALGVDMFDCVMPTRNARHGILFTTEGIINIKNEKWSRDYSPIDPGLGGYASTFYSKAYVRHLFKAEELLSGQIASVHNLTFYLWLVRQARTHIAAGDFVSWKNSVIPQLMQRL; encoded by the coding sequence ATGACTTTTTCAATTACTGACCATGACCCACAGTCGAAGGCCCGAATGGGCACGTTGACAACCGATCATGGACCTATTCAGACACCAATTTTTATGCCTGTCGGGACAGCTGGGACGGTGAAAGCGGTTCACCAGCGCGAACTCGAAACAGATATCAACGCCGACATTATTCTCGGAAATACGTACCATCTTTATTTGAGACCCGGTCTTGAGGTGTTGCGTCAGGCGGGGGGATTGCATGCGTTTAACGGCTGGCGTCGGCCTATTCTGACCGATTCGGGTGGTTATCAGGTATATTCTTTGTCGAACACGCGAAAAATCAAAGAAGAGGGTGTAACCTTCAAATCCCATATCGACGGCTCCAGCCACCGATTTACGCCCGAAGGGGTGATGGATATTCAGCGGACGATTGGCGCTGACATTATCATGGCGTTTGACGAGTGTACGCCCTATCCCTGCGAATATGGCTACGCCCGGCAGTCGATGGAAATGACCCACCGCTGGCTTGACCGTTGCATCGACCGCTTTGACACGACCGAAGGCCATTACGGCTACCGGCAAACGTTGTTCCCGATTGTCCAAGGTAGCACCTATCCTGATCTGAGACGCCAGTCGGCGGAAGTGATTGCCTCGAAAGAACGGGAAGGAAACGCTATTGGCGGACTGGCGGTAGGCGAACCCGCTGAAGAAATGTATTCGATGATCGAACTGGTCAACGGTATTTTGCCCGCCGATAAACCTCGCTACCTAATGGGCGTTGGAACACCTGCGAATATCCTGGAAGCGATTGCATTAGGGGTTGACATGTTCGACTGCGTTATGCCAACCCGTAATGCCCGACATGGTATTTTGTTCACGACGGAAGGTATTATCAACATCAAAAACGAAAAATGGAGCCGTGATTACAGCCCGATCGATCCCGGTCTAGGTGGCTATGCCAGCACGTTCTACTCCAAAGCGTACGTCCGCCATCTGTTTAAAGCGGAAGAGCTGTTGAGCGGGCAGATCGCCAGTGTGCACAACCTGACGTTTTATCTCTGGCTGGTTCGGCAAGCTCGGACGCACATTGCTGCCGGTGACTTTGTATCCTGGAAAAATAGCGTGATTCCTCAATTAATGCAGCGGCTGTAA
- a CDS encoding SLBB domain-containing protein: MSVVLRFIGALALFLICLVTSLCVCAQQLQSLSDEQVQRLVQQAQATGMSVEQVEQTALSRGFSSADFDKIRQRVNQLKSTAPPSLSPMTGKNSLETNVVREAPAIPVLPEPVSTQSTVFGASLFTNTNLTFEPNLRIPTPRNYQLGPEDELIIDVYGNAQQTYHPKVSPEGSIRIENLGPIYVNGLTIEQAEQRIVNRLRTLYQDLNSAGSGIRAQVTLGSIRSIRVTLMGQVVRPGTYTLSSLASVFNALYAAGGPSPERGTFRAIKVYRGNRLIRTLDAYDFLLRADQKDNVRLADQDIIFVDHYTTRVELTGEVKQPGTYEVKPDETLQQVLTFAGGFTDRAYTATINLRRNTTTEQQLVTVSGNEITSFLPKPGDRYTVGTILDRVDNKVTIAGAVFRPGEFSLERNTSLKQLIKSAEGLREDAFLNQATIRRLRPNLEPELRSVDIGKLMRGEIPDIPLQRDDRVQIRAVSELQRERTVSIQGAVNKAGSFPFADSMTVANLIVLAGGFSEGAIASRIEIARRITTDTVGLPEGQTTSILTFAIDHNLRLNPADARFTLLPFDQVFVRMSPRYETQKSATIVGEVHFPGVYAIRTSADRITDLLVRAGMAKPDAYLPAARIVRKGENLSVDLRKILVNPADLGNLLVEDGDSIVIPRRAELVRIRGEVLNPAIVEYDPAKSFRDYIAEAGNFTGKAFRRKSYIVAANGKIRPTKSVLGIHRFPKPERGMEIVVPAVPPKEQSKTSSAERAALLGVIASSVAVVLTALRIFAN; the protein is encoded by the coding sequence TTGTCCGTTGTTTTGCGCTTTATTGGCGCATTGGCTCTATTTCTGATTTGCCTTGTCACGTCGCTTTGTGTGTGTGCTCAGCAGCTACAAAGCCTGAGCGACGAACAGGTACAGCGTTTGGTGCAGCAAGCTCAAGCTACCGGTATGTCCGTTGAGCAAGTAGAACAAACGGCACTTAGCCGTGGCTTCTCATCGGCTGATTTTGACAAAATACGTCAGCGGGTCAATCAGCTGAAAAGCACTGCGCCACCGTCACTATCGCCGATGACGGGTAAAAACTCCCTTGAAACTAATGTCGTGCGTGAAGCTCCGGCTATTCCAGTCTTGCCGGAACCGGTTTCTACTCAATCGACCGTTTTTGGCGCTTCTCTATTCACCAATACAAATCTCACGTTTGAGCCGAATTTGCGTATCCCAACGCCCCGCAATTACCAGCTAGGCCCCGAAGACGAGTTAATCATCGATGTGTACGGCAACGCTCAGCAAACCTACCATCCTAAAGTAAGCCCCGAAGGAAGCATTCGGATTGAAAATCTTGGTCCCATCTACGTCAACGGTTTGACCATTGAGCAGGCCGAACAACGGATTGTCAATCGCCTTCGAACGCTGTACCAGGATCTCAACTCGGCGGGGAGCGGTATCAGGGCGCAGGTTACGCTTGGCAGCATTCGAAGCATTCGGGTAACACTGATGGGGCAGGTCGTTCGGCCCGGTACGTACACGCTTTCGTCGCTGGCGTCGGTTTTCAATGCGTTATACGCAGCGGGCGGCCCTTCGCCCGAGCGGGGTACGTTTCGGGCGATTAAGGTGTACCGAGGAAACCGGCTCATCCGAACGCTCGACGCGTATGATTTTTTGCTTCGTGCCGATCAGAAAGACAATGTTCGCCTGGCTGACCAGGATATTATTTTCGTTGATCACTACACCACGCGCGTCGAACTGACAGGCGAGGTAAAACAACCCGGCACGTACGAAGTCAAACCGGACGAAACACTTCAGCAGGTGTTGACCTTTGCCGGAGGGTTTACGGACCGGGCGTATACGGCGACCATCAATCTCCGTCGAAACACGACAACGGAACAACAACTCGTCACGGTTTCGGGAAACGAAATTACCAGTTTTCTGCCCAAGCCGGGCGACCGCTACACCGTTGGCACTATTCTGGATCGGGTTGATAACAAAGTGACCATCGCGGGAGCGGTATTTCGTCCGGGAGAGTTCTCTCTGGAAAGGAATACCAGCCTGAAGCAGCTTATCAAGAGTGCCGAGGGGCTGCGCGAAGATGCATTTCTAAATCAGGCGACTATCCGGCGACTGCGGCCTAATCTGGAACCAGAACTTCGTTCGGTAGACATCGGTAAACTCATGCGGGGAGAAATTCCCGACATCCCGCTACAACGCGACGACAGGGTGCAGATCCGGGCGGTGAGCGAGCTTCAGCGGGAGCGAACGGTGTCAATTCAGGGGGCTGTCAACAAAGCGGGCTCGTTTCCGTTTGCCGATAGCATGACGGTCGCCAACCTGATCGTGCTGGCGGGCGGCTTTTCCGAAGGGGCTATTGCTTCGCGGATAGAAATCGCCCGGCGCATCACCACCGATACCGTAGGGCTACCCGAAGGACAGACGACGAGCATCCTGACGTTTGCCATCGACCATAATTTACGACTCAACCCAGCCGACGCTCGCTTCACGTTATTGCCTTTCGATCAGGTGTTTGTGCGGATGTCGCCCCGCTACGAGACTCAGAAAAGCGCTACGATAGTGGGTGAGGTACATTTTCCCGGTGTGTACGCCATTCGCACATCGGCAGATCGCATTACGGACTTGCTCGTTCGAGCCGGGATGGCGAAGCCTGACGCGTATTTGCCTGCTGCTCGAATTGTACGTAAGGGTGAGAATCTATCCGTCGATCTGCGTAAAATCCTGGTGAACCCTGCTGATCTGGGTAACCTTCTGGTGGAGGACGGTGATTCGATTGTGATTCCGCGCCGGGCCGAACTGGTACGAATTCGTGGTGAGGTGCTGAACCCCGCGATTGTTGAGTACGATCCGGCTAAATCATTTCGAGATTACATCGCCGAAGCTGGCAATTTTACGGGGAAAGCGTTTCGTCGAAAAAGCTACATAGTGGCGGCCAACGGCAAAATCAGACCGACCAAGTCAGTGCTGGGTATTCACCGGTTTCCGAAGCCGGAGCGTGGGATGGAGATTGTCGTTCCCGCCGTGCCGCCGAAGGAACAAAGCAAAACCTCGTCTGCCGAACGGGCCGCGTTGCTGGGGGTCATTGCTTCGTCGGTGGCTGTGGTATTAACCGCTTTACGCATCTTTGCAAACTGA
- a CDS encoding GNVR domain-containing protein, giving the protein MPDRLVTEPAQKEQVRPDDCINLSFSGLVRLAWQGRLRLAGITALCALVGVGVALLTPAEFVSNARIMPEMNSATGGMFKQLASVARISGLDLSDAEGVDAVRPDLYPNVLQSTPFVLFLLDQVVAQTGGKQTTVAEVLTENNGLLVRWFASDREEVLKRIRTQAGKPVELTQQQEELVAEIGKRVDARLDTRSGVITITAKMPDAHVAAAVAQRAMDYLTQYVTSYRTEKARQDLRFYAQRLSEAQKRYQTAQYQVFHYNDAHKNFVVLAATMEKQRREAELTIAQTVYTELSRQFEQAKLKVQERTPVFKVLEPATVPTLRVSPKRTLMVLAYAVAGFFLGMAYLLAQRANWAGRLQAIIQT; this is encoded by the coding sequence ATGCCAGACAGACTAGTAACAGAACCTGCCCAGAAAGAACAGGTACGACCTGATGACTGTATCAATCTGTCGTTTAGCGGCTTGGTACGCCTTGCCTGGCAGGGACGGTTGCGGTTAGCGGGTATTACGGCTTTGTGTGCGCTAGTGGGTGTTGGGGTAGCGTTGTTGACCCCCGCCGAGTTTGTCTCCAACGCCCGGATTATGCCGGAGATGAACAGTGCGACCGGCGGTATGTTTAAACAACTCGCGTCCGTTGCGCGCATTTCGGGGCTCGATTTGTCGGATGCCGAAGGTGTCGATGCGGTGCGCCCGGATCTGTACCCGAATGTACTCCAAAGTACGCCGTTCGTGCTATTTCTGCTCGATCAGGTTGTCGCGCAGACGGGTGGAAAACAAACTACCGTGGCAGAGGTGCTGACGGAAAATAATGGTTTGCTGGTACGATGGTTCGCAAGCGATAGGGAAGAGGTTCTCAAGCGGATTCGAACGCAGGCCGGTAAGCCAGTTGAACTGACGCAACAGCAGGAAGAGTTAGTGGCTGAAATCGGCAAACGGGTCGATGCCCGGCTGGATACGCGGTCGGGCGTGATTACCATCACCGCCAAAATGCCCGATGCACACGTAGCCGCGGCTGTCGCGCAACGGGCCATGGATTATCTGACGCAATACGTGACCAGCTATCGAACCGAGAAGGCCCGGCAGGATTTACGGTTCTACGCGCAACGGCTAAGCGAAGCGCAAAAACGGTACCAAACGGCACAGTATCAGGTGTTTCATTACAACGATGCGCACAAAAATTTTGTGGTTCTGGCGGCTACGATGGAAAAGCAGCGAAGGGAAGCGGAGTTGACGATTGCGCAAACGGTTTACACGGAATTGTCGCGTCAGTTTGAGCAGGCCAAGTTAAAAGTGCAGGAACGAACCCCGGTGTTTAAGGTGCTCGAACCGGCTACTGTTCCGACGCTTCGTGTATCGCCAAAGCGAACCCTGATGGTGCTGGCGTATGCCGTTGCGGGCTTTTTTCTTGGTATGGCCTACCTGCTGGCCCAGCGGGCTAATTGGGCGGGACGACTGCAAGCCATCATCCAGACTTGA
- a CDS encoding nucleotide sugar dehydrogenase: MNTPLFNALKQKEKKLAVIGLGYVGLPIALEFARQFRVIGFDISAERVAMLKQGEDPSRELPPSAFDQADITFTADPNELKQASFFVVAVPTPVDDYKVPDLKPLQRASEAIGRVLKPGDYVVYESTVYPGCTEDDCIPILEQQSGLRLGEDFKVGYSPERINPGDKQRTLPDILKIVSGSDAEALREITAVYESIIRAGVYEAPTIKIAEAAKVIENVQRDLNISLMNELAIIFDKMGIDTQEVLKAAGTKWNFLPFTPGLVGGHCIGIDPYYLLYKARQLGYDPQVIHSGRRINDGMPAYIATKLVQMLLQRGKNPRQTKVLVMGLTFKEDVADIRNSKVADLVRELMKFAINVHLVDPHASPNEVAQEYRMTLMDTPSTHYDAVIVAVGHTNYRTLDSTYFKSLMNGSPILLDLKGLYVVEKESGIDYWRL; this comes from the coding sequence TTGAATACGCCCTTGTTCAACGCACTCAAACAGAAAGAAAAGAAGCTTGCCGTGATTGGACTGGGCTACGTTGGCTTGCCCATCGCGCTCGAGTTTGCCCGGCAGTTTCGGGTGATCGGCTTCGACATCAGTGCGGAGCGTGTGGCTATGCTAAAGCAGGGCGAAGACCCCTCACGGGAGTTGCCGCCGAGTGCTTTTGACCAGGCCGACATTACGTTTACCGCTGATCCCAACGAGTTGAAACAGGCGAGTTTCTTCGTCGTTGCCGTTCCGACGCCGGTTGACGATTACAAAGTTCCGGATTTGAAACCACTTCAACGCGCGTCCGAAGCCATTGGCCGCGTGCTGAAGCCCGGCGATTACGTAGTGTACGAATCGACGGTGTACCCCGGCTGTACGGAAGACGACTGCATCCCGATCCTTGAGCAGCAATCTGGTTTGCGGCTCGGCGAGGATTTTAAAGTAGGATACTCGCCCGAGCGAATCAATCCCGGCGATAAGCAACGCACCTTGCCTGATATTCTTAAAATTGTGTCGGGCAGTGATGCCGAAGCGCTCCGGGAAATTACGGCTGTTTACGAATCGATCATCCGGGCGGGCGTTTACGAAGCACCAACGATTAAAATAGCCGAAGCGGCCAAGGTAATCGAAAATGTGCAGCGCGATCTGAACATTTCGTTGATGAACGAACTGGCGATTATCTTCGACAAAATGGGCATTGATACGCAGGAGGTTTTGAAAGCTGCGGGGACCAAATGGAATTTTCTGCCGTTTACGCCCGGTCTGGTGGGTGGGCACTGCATCGGCATCGATCCGTATTACCTGCTTTACAAAGCTCGTCAGCTGGGCTATGATCCGCAGGTGATTCACTCCGGCAGGCGCATTAACGACGGAATGCCCGCTTATATCGCCACCAAATTGGTGCAGATGCTGCTTCAGCGCGGGAAAAATCCGCGTCAGACAAAGGTGTTGGTCATGGGTTTGACGTTCAAGGAAGATGTCGCCGACATCCGAAATTCGAAAGTGGCCGATCTGGTGCGCGAGCTGATGAAATTTGCCATCAACGTACACTTAGTTGATCCGCATGCATCGCCGAACGAAGTAGCGCAAGAGTACCGAATGACGCTGATGGATACACCCTCGACCCATTACGACGCGGTGATCGTGGCCGTGGGACACACCAACTACCGGACGCTGGACAGCACGTATTTCAAATCATTGATGAACGGAAGTCCAATTCTGCTGGATCTTAAAGGGTTGTATGTGGTCGAAAAAGAGAGTGGTATCGATTACTGGCGTCTGTGA
- a CDS encoding lipopolysaccharide biosynthesis protein, which yields MGRALTSWPINRSLGLLVGAQGATALLGLVTGKLIALYLSPDAVGNYNLGYVSLMLANTVLITPTLKSMRALLPIAPTDAVLRFHLRVMLLVYAGLLTSITLWGVLMANSLLAALAGLALVGQGFYALGLEYMNALARHRAFSRTQVLYSFVNALLIVLLVVSNQRQQTGLWIVLALLNGGFAVVMLTGFSALRAAFGRISDADSISYWNPFWAYVRPLLGSAVCAWVINYVDRYFIERYGSSADVGYYSVGYSLGSKIVLLSMPVQAYLTPLVMQLKGSGQKPSSANPLLLRVFWLYVLVVGVICLLFFNLSAEVGRLLLSKSYEPAFRIAPVIAFAYLGMTASYILEVKLYAFSITRPIFSCYLVGAIVNVLLNCALTPAYGIWGAALATCLSAFCQSGLTLYVFLKTE from the coding sequence ATGGGTAGAGCGTTGACAAGCTGGCCGATCAACCGGTCGTTGGGATTACTCGTCGGTGCTCAGGGCGCAACGGCGTTGCTAGGTTTGGTCACGGGTAAACTCATCGCCTTGTACCTGTCGCCGGATGCTGTGGGAAACTACAATCTGGGTTACGTTAGCCTGATGCTGGCGAACACCGTACTCATCACGCCAACCCTGAAGTCGATGCGGGCGCTACTGCCCATTGCGCCAACCGATGCCGTGCTACGCTTTCACCTGCGGGTTATGCTGCTTGTATACGCCGGTCTGTTAACGAGTATTACGCTTTGGGGAGTACTGATGGCCAATAGCCTGCTGGCGGCCTTAGCCGGGTTAGCCCTGGTAGGACAGGGCTTTTATGCACTTGGGTTGGAATACATGAACGCGCTCGCCCGTCACCGCGCCTTTAGCCGAACCCAGGTCCTGTATTCGTTTGTCAACGCGCTGTTGATCGTTTTGCTTGTCGTAAGTAATCAGCGGCAGCAGACCGGACTGTGGATTGTGCTGGCGCTGCTGAATGGAGGCTTTGCAGTGGTAATGCTAACTGGGTTTTCTGCCCTACGAGCGGCATTCGGACGAATAAGTGACGCCGATTCAATTTCGTATTGGAACCCGTTCTGGGCCTACGTGCGCCCGTTGCTGGGGTCAGCCGTGTGCGCCTGGGTCATCAACTACGTGGATCGGTATTTCATTGAACGATACGGGTCAAGTGCCGATGTTGGTTACTACAGCGTAGGCTATAGTCTGGGCTCAAAGATCGTGCTGCTGTCCATGCCGGTGCAGGCGTATCTGACGCCTTTGGTGATGCAGTTGAAGGGCAGTGGACAAAAGCCCTCATCGGCAAATCCGTTATTGCTTCGCGTATTCTGGCTGTATGTGCTGGTCGTCGGCGTTATCTGTCTGTTGTTTTTCAACCTGTCTGCCGAAGTTGGAAGGCTGTTGCTGTCGAAATCGTATGAACCCGCTTTTCGGATTGCCCCTGTTATCGCGTTCGCCTATCTAGGTATGACCGCCAGCTACATCCTGGAAGTAAAACTCTACGCCTTTTCCATAACGCGTCCTATTTTTAGTTGCTATCTGGTGGGCGCAATCGTCAACGTATTGCTCAACTGCGCGTTGACGCCAGCCTACGGCATCTGGGGTGCCGCTCTGGCTACGTGCCTAAGTGCTTTCTGCCAGTCTGGGCTGACGCTGTACGTCTTTCTAAAAACAGAATGA
- a CDS encoding glycosyltransferase → MNTKKPEIVFVWNYLEWGGAQLVMLGVMRLALTRGYRVSALIPAGTTGKILAYLDQENVTVTFFDAHVDLAKARTVWSKIRRRGRDWRCHFVLARHLTKQRSKDKVVFIDAAPWSNFLLLSWLARQMPTFVMLHIAHSNKPTLANGLSRLKFRLLERTRFYLLASNREMKESLRWYTTPAIWRTIPVAYTGVNVSEIRSVLAQPLDIQVERRRFSLPDGALVVMTLANVIERKGFQVWLEAARLLHECEPELVWIWVGTGEGHPVMEAFIQLHKMERFVRLIHPAQLGSQRSDLLRFLRLADLFVLPSYREGLPGALLEAMALGKAVIASNINAIPEAVQHGENGLLVQPGNARELSDAVRRLVNNSLLRQAMGRKAQQTVLTHFLEESCAEITLDYIAQMAGLRQEHP, encoded by the coding sequence ATGAACACTAAAAAGCCCGAAATCGTCTTTGTCTGGAATTACCTCGAATGGGGCGGGGCACAGCTGGTAATGCTGGGTGTCATGCGGTTGGCACTGACTCGTGGTTATCGAGTTAGCGCTTTAATACCGGCTGGAACGACGGGAAAAATTCTAGCTTATCTGGATCAGGAAAATGTGACGGTTACTTTTTTCGACGCTCATGTTGATTTGGCGAAAGCGCGTACGGTCTGGTCTAAAATCCGCCGACGTGGCCGCGACTGGCGTTGTCATTTCGTGCTGGCCCGACACCTGACAAAGCAGCGATCCAAGGACAAAGTGGTGTTTATCGATGCGGCACCCTGGTCGAATTTTCTGCTGTTGAGCTGGCTGGCACGGCAAATGCCTACGTTTGTGATGCTGCACATCGCTCATTCCAACAAACCAACGCTGGCTAACGGGTTGAGCCGTTTAAAGTTCCGGCTCCTGGAGCGAACGCGTTTTTACCTGTTGGCTTCCAATCGGGAAATGAAAGAGAGTTTGCGGTGGTATACAACGCCCGCTATCTGGCGAACAATTCCCGTAGCCTACACGGGTGTCAACGTCAGTGAAATCAGAAGCGTTTTAGCGCAACCGCTTGACATACAGGTCGAGCGTAGACGTTTTTCACTGCCTGACGGAGCACTAGTCGTGATGACGCTCGCCAATGTGATTGAGCGAAAAGGCTTTCAGGTCTGGCTGGAGGCCGCTCGGTTACTACATGAGTGCGAACCGGAGTTGGTCTGGATTTGGGTTGGTACGGGTGAAGGGCATCCGGTTATGGAAGCGTTTATTCAGTTGCATAAAATGGAGCGGTTTGTTCGGCTTATTCATCCCGCTCAGTTGGGGAGCCAACGGTCTGATCTACTCCGGTTTTTACGGTTAGCCGATCTTTTTGTCTTGCCGAGTTACCGCGAAGGATTACCGGGCGCATTGCTCGAAGCGATGGCTTTAGGCAAAGCGGTGATTGCTTCGAACATCAATGCGATACCCGAGGCTGTTCAGCACGGCGAAAATGGATTGCTGGTTCAGCCAGGAAATGCGCGCGAACTAAGCGATGCCGTTCGGCGATTGGTCAATAATTCATTGCTGCGTCAGGCGATGGGGCGGAAGGCGCAGCAGACGGTTTTAACCCATTTTCTAGAGGAATCCTGCGCCGAAATTACATTGGATTATATCGCCCAAATGGCTGGGCTACGCCAAGAGCACCCATAG
- a CDS encoding glycosyltransferase family 2 protein: MPTTPTSIVIVSPVHNRCALTQQCLRSLAAINSEGLTVHIILVDDGSTDGTRSAIEREFPAVQLVAGDGTLYFTAGANLGIKAALVHKPDYILLINDDTYFDTDFLRYLVECAETHPRSAVGGLLLRWDEPHRVFQVDPRWDTWYGGWRHQTQLTIETVPEEAFRVATLAGNCVLFPTRVFAELGFMDEVRFPNFGDSTFTARLRKNGWQLWVEPRAKVYNQPNSFPKTLRSMSWPNRYQALWGDLRSYHNLRGRFMLYWVTAPTQFQAVVAFGIFFVRLILRGIGVTKNWP; the protein is encoded by the coding sequence ATGCCTACCACGCCAACTTCCATTGTGATCGTTTCTCCGGTGCATAACCGCTGTGCACTTACTCAACAGTGCCTGCGCAGTCTTGCCGCTATCAACAGCGAAGGCTTAACGGTACACATCATCCTTGTTGACGACGGTTCAACGGATGGAACCCGGTCGGCCATTGAACGCGAGTTCCCAGCGGTTCAGCTGGTTGCAGGGGATGGTACGTTATATTTTACCGCTGGGGCGAATCTAGGTATCAAAGCCGCCCTGGTGCATAAGCCGGATTACATTTTGCTCATCAACGACGACACGTATTTCGATACCGATTTTTTACGATACCTAGTCGAATGCGCCGAAACCCATCCACGTAGTGCCGTTGGCGGTTTGCTACTACGCTGGGACGAACCGCACCGCGTCTTTCAGGTAGATCCACGCTGGGACACCTGGTACGGTGGCTGGCGGCATCAAACGCAACTAACTATAGAAACGGTACCTGAGGAAGCCTTTCGGGTTGCTACGCTAGCAGGAAACTGCGTGTTGTTCCCGACCCGCGTTTTTGCCGAACTTGGTTTTATGGATGAGGTTCGGTTTCCGAACTTCGGTGATTCAACATTCACGGCTCGCCTTCGTAAAAACGGATGGCAACTCTGGGTGGAGCCACGGGCCAAGGTATACAATCAACCTAATTCATTCCCTAAAACGCTGCGCTCGATGAGTTGGCCAAATCGTTACCAGGCCCTGTGGGGCGACTTACGCAGTTATCATAATCTGCGCGGGCGGTTTATGCTCTATTGGGTCACGGCTCCAACTCAATTTCAAGCAGTTGTGGCGTTCGGTATCTTTTTCGTCCGGTTGATTCTTCGCGGCATCGGTGTGACCAAAAACTGGCCTTGA
- a CDS encoding glycosyltransferase family 4 protein — translation MTVTYLSRSLGTGHSIEKLFGAIRRELEKDPSISVEHVQLPFISRGLRSVWQNLRFIARQRFSGLVHVTGDAHYAVLALSRWRTLLTVHDCITLEKNRHNPLRYGLFWLFWFYLPVRHAAVVTVVSEKSRQDLVRYLGRVAKKAVVVPNAYDPRFVYHAQSFRKQRPVLLQIGTAPHKNVSRLLEAIEGVSCLLSIVGPLSEDLVRVLRDRQILYQNYVNVSQDDMLALYVASDIVTFVSTYEGFGMPILEANAVGRVVLTADRLPMRDVAGKAAHLVDPDDSIAIRSGIQRLIDDDLYRQQLIEEGLRNAVTYSAPIAAARYLSIYQQLANTRCEAGDVCE, via the coding sequence ATGACCGTAACGTACTTATCCCGAAGCCTTGGTACCGGGCACAGCATCGAAAAGCTCTTTGGTGCAATTCGCCGGGAATTAGAAAAAGATCCCTCGATCAGTGTTGAGCACGTTCAGCTTCCATTCATCAGTAGAGGACTACGATCCGTATGGCAGAACCTACGTTTCATCGCGCGACAACGGTTCAGTGGGTTGGTCCACGTTACGGGTGATGCGCACTACGCGGTATTGGCTTTGTCCCGTTGGCGCACCCTGTTGACGGTTCACGATTGCATTACGTTGGAAAAGAATCGACATAATCCGCTGCGGTACGGGTTGTTCTGGCTATTCTGGTTTTACCTGCCCGTGCGCCATGCTGCTGTCGTCACGGTCGTGTCGGAAAAAAGTCGGCAGGATTTAGTACGGTATTTAGGCCGAGTCGCGAAGAAGGCTGTTGTTGTTCCTAATGCCTACGACCCGCGTTTTGTGTATCACGCCCAATCGTTTCGAAAACAACGACCCGTGCTGTTACAGATCGGCACCGCACCCCATAAAAACGTTTCTCGACTGCTCGAAGCCATTGAGGGAGTATCCTGCCTGTTAAGTATCGTTGGCCCTCTGTCAGAAGACCTTGTTCGTGTGCTTCGTGACCGGCAGATTCTGTACCAAAACTACGTTAACGTAAGTCAGGATGATATGCTGGCGCTCTATGTGGCAAGCGACATCGTTACGTTCGTGTCTACCTACGAAGGGTTTGGGATGCCTATTCTGGAAGCCAACGCAGTAGGGCGGGTGGTACTCACCGCAGACCGCTTGCCCATGCGTGACGTAGCCGGTAAGGCCGCTCATCTTGTCGATCCGGACGACAGTATTGCGATCCGTAGTGGAATCCAGCGGCTAATTGACGATGATTTGTATCGGCAACAACTCATTGAGGAGGGGCTGCGTAATGCCGTCACCTATTCCGCTCCGATTGCTGCTGCTCGTTACCTGTCCATTTATCAACAACTGGCTAACACCAGATGCGAAGCAGGAGACGTATGCGAATAA